From Alosa sapidissima isolate fAloSap1 chromosome 7, fAloSap1.pri, whole genome shotgun sequence, the proteins below share one genomic window:
- the LOC121713630 gene encoding treacle protein-like isoform X34: MSWLFGWGRGSKTPQPEEETPSAPEGGSGGSGGGDKPKDKWSNFDPTGLERAAKAARDLDKSRHAKDALALARMQEQTVQLDHQTKLKEYEAAVEQLKAEQIRVQGEERRKTLAEETKQNQARAQYQDKLARQRYDDQLRQQQLLNDETLRKQEESVQKQEAMRRATVEHEMELRHKNEMMRVEAEAQARAKVERDNADIIREQIRLKAAEHRQTVLESIKTAGAVFGEGFQAFVTDWDKVTVTVAGLSLLAVGIYSARNATGVGARYIEARLGKPSLVRETSRISAGEAIKHPVKTTKRMFSKAQDALEGVVLSPTLEERVRDIAIATHNTRKNRGLYRNILMYGPPGTGKTLFAKKLALHSGMDYAIMTGGDVAPMGREGVTAMHKVFDWANTSKRGLLLFVDEADAFLRKRSTEKISEDLRATLNAFLYRTGEQSNKFMLVLASNQPEQFDWAINDRIDEIVNFALPGLSERERLVRLYFDRYVLGPASTGRQRMKLAQFDYGQKCTDIAKLTDGMSGREISKLGVAWQAAAYSSETGVLTEAMIDARVADAVQQHMQKMDWLHTGGAAEGLGKVGVILPKEAVADIPGQIGFTADQEVLPPAQDSAPVIQQILPVMEAVMAEVKAAEAAPVVEAAAAAAAPAAKEVEAPVGSAVAESLVQEAEAAAVKEQEAAAAIPIVQEVDITAEVKEVETAPLSKEEPAVIDAATEAAVAKPADAPVAEVAKEAEVPVAEVAKEAEVPVAEVAKEAEAPVAEVAKETEAPVAEVAKEAEAPVAEVAKEAEAPVAEVAKEAEAPVAEVAKEAEAPVAEVAKEAEAPVAEVAKEAEAPVAEVAKEAEAPVAEVAKEAEAPVAEVAKEAEAPVAEVAKEAEAPVAEVAKEAEAPVAEVAKEAEAPVAEVAKETEAPVAEVAKEAEAPVAEVAKEAEAPVAEVAKEAEAPVAEVAKEAEAPVAEVAKEAEAPVAEVAKEAEAPVAEVAKEAEAPVAEVAKEAEAPVVEVAKEAEAPVAEVAKEAEAPVAEVAKEAEAPVTKEAEAPVAEVAKEAEAPVAEVAKEAEAPVAEVAKEAEAPVAEVAKEAEAPVAEVAKEAEAPVAEVAKEAEAPVAEVAKEAEAPVAEVAKEAEAPVAEVAKEAETPVAEVAKEAEAPVAEVAKEAEAPVAEVAKEAEAPVAEVAKEAEAPVAEVAKEAEAPVVEVAKEAEAPVDEVAKEAEAPVAEVTKEAEAPVAEVTKEAEAPGAEVTMESSATSTDTALAQEAHGTPTPASPAAETEPEDKNKPKPKDKGKSSCTIS, from the exons ATGTCTTGGCTCTTTGGATGGGGCAGAGGCTCCAAAACACCCCAGCCAGAAGAAGAGACACCATCTGCACCTGAGGGGGGGTCGGGGGGCAGCGGTGGAGGCGACAAACCCAAGGACAAGTGGAGTAACTTCGACCCTACTGGATTGGAGAGGGCTGCTAAAGCTGCAAGAGACCTCGATAAATCCC GTCACGCTAAAGATGCACTGGCATTGGCACGCATGCAAGAACAAACAGTCCAGTTGGATCATCAAACTAAGTTGAAG GAATATGAAGCAGCAGTAGAGCAACTGAAAGCCGAACAAATCCGTGtccagggagaggagaggaggaagacccTTGCGGAGGAGACCAAGCAAAACCAAGCT AGAGCACAGTATCAAGATAAGTTGGCGAGACAGAGATATGATGACCAGCTACGGCAACAG CAACTCCTCAATGATGAGACTCTTCGCAAACAGGAGGAGTCAGTCCAAAAACAGGAAGCAATGCGAAGAG CCACTGTTGAGCATGAGATGGAACTCCGACACAAGAATGAGATGATGCGCGTGGAGGCGGAGGCCCAGGCTCGCGCCAAAGTGGAGCGGGATAATGCCGACATCATCCGTGAGCAGATTCGCCTGAAGGCAGCCGAGCACAGGCAGACTGTGCTGGAGTCCATCAA AACTGCAGGTGCTGTGTTTGGAGAAGGCTTTCAAGCGTTTGTGACAGACTGGGATAAAGTCACGGTTACT GTGGCAGGATTGTCTCTGCTGGCAGTGGGCATTTACTCCGCTCGCAACGCCACAGGGGTGGGTGCCCGCTACATCGAGGCGCGCCTGGGAAAGCCCTCACTGGTCCGCGAGACCTCCAGGATTAGTGCCGGCGAGGCAATAAAGCATCCTGTCAAG ACAACCAAGCGCATGTTCAGCAAGGCCCAGGATGCCCTGGAGGGAGTTGTGCTGAGT CCTACCCTGGAGGAGCGTGTTCGTGACATTGCCATTGCTACACACAACACTCGCAAGAATCGTGGTCTCTACAGAAACATTCTCATGTATGGACCTCCTGGCACTGGCAAAACCCTCTTTGCAAAG AAACTGGCTCTGCACTCTGGGATGGATTACGCCATCATGACTGGCGGAGACGTGGCACCCATGGGCCGAGAGGGTGTCACTGCTATGCATAAAGTCTTTGACTGGGCAAACACAAGCAAGCGTGG CCTCCTGCTCTTTGTGGATGAAGCGGACGCCTTCCTGCGCAAGCGATCGACC GAAAAGATAAGCGAGGACCTACGAGCTACCCTCAACGCATTCCTCTACCGCACCGGAGAGCAGAGCAACAA ATTTATGTTGGTGCTGGCCAGTAACCAGCCTGAACAGTTTGACTGGGCCATAAACGACCGTATTGATGAGATTGTCAACTTTGCCCTTCCTGGActatcagagagggagaggctggTGCGGCTCTACTTTGATAGATATGTGCTGGGCCCAGCCTCCACAGGCAGACA GAGGATGAAGCTGGCACAGTTTGACTATGGCCAGAAGTGTACGGATATTGCTAAATTGACGGATGGTATGTCAGGCCGTGAAATATCGAAACTTGGTGTGGCCTGGCAG GCGGCTGCATACTCATCGGAGACTGGGGTCCTGACAGAAGCCATGATTGATGCTCGGGTCGCTGATGCAGTCCAGCAACACATGCAGAAGATGGACTGGCTGCATACTGGAGGGGCCGCAGAGGGCCTTGGCAAGGTGGGAGTCATTTTGCCAAAAGAGGCTGTGGCAGATATCCCCGGTCAGATAGGATTCACTGCGGATCAGGAGGTCCTTCCACCTGCCCAGGACTCTGCTCCAGTTATTCAGCAAATTCTCCCAGTTATGGAGGCAGTCATGGCTGAAGTGAAGGCGGCTGAGGCAGCCCCAGTCGTAGAAGCAgcagccgctgctgctgctcctgctgccaaAGAGGTGGAGGCGCCCGTTGGAAGTGCCGTGGCTGAATCACTGGTGCAGGAGGCCGAGGCTGCTGCTGTCAAGGAGCAAGAGGCTGCTGCAGCCATTCCCATTGTCCAGGAGGTAGACATCACTGCAGAGGTCAAGGAAGTGGAGACTGCTCCTTTAAGTAAAGAGGAGCCAGCTGTCATCGATGCTGCCACAGAGGCTGCTGTTGCCAAGCCTGCTGATGCTCCAGTGGCTGAGGTTGCCAAGGAGGCAGAAGTGCCAGTGGCTGAGGTTGCCAAGGAGGCAGAAGTGCCAGTGGCTGAGGTTGCCAAGGAGGCAGAAGCTCCAGTGGCTGAAGTTGCCAAGGAAACAGAAGCTCCAGTGGCTGAGGTCGCCAAGGAGGCAGAAGCTCCAGTGGCTGAGGTCGCCAAGGAGGCAGAAGCTCCAGTGGCTGAAGTCGCCAAGGAGGCAGAAGCTCCAGTGGCTGAAGTCGCCAAGGAGGCAGAAGCTCCAGTGGCTGAAGTCGCCAAGGAGGCAGAAGCTCCAGTGGCTGAAGTCGCCAAGGAGGCAGAAGCTCCAGTGGCTGAAGTCGCCAAGGAGGCAGAAGCTCCAGTGGCTGAAGTCGCCAAGGAGGCAGAAGCTCCAGTGGCTGAAGTCGCCAAGGAGGCAGAAGCGCCAGTGGCTGAGGTTGCCAAGGAGGCAGAAGCGCCAGTGGCTGAGGTTGCCAAGGAGGCAGAAGCGCCAGTGGCTGAGGTTGCCAAGGAGGCAGAAGCTCCAGTGGCTGAAGTTGCCAAGGAAACAGAAGCTCCAGTGGCTGAGGTCGCCAAGGAGGCAGAAGCTCCAGTGGCTGAGGTCGCCAAGGAGGCAGAAGCTCCAGTGGCTGAGGTCGCCAAGGAGGCAGAAGCTCCAGTGGCTGAAGTCGCCAAGGAGGCAGAAGCTCCAGTGGCTGAAGTCGCCAAGGAGGCAGAAGCTCCAGTGGCTGAAGTCGCCAAGGAGGCAGAAGCTCCAGTGGCTGAAGTCGCCAAGGAGGCAGAAGCTCCAGTGGCTGAA GTCGCAAAGGAGGCAGAAGCTCCAGTGGTTGAAGTTGCCAAGGAGGCAGAGGCTCCAGTGGCTGAGGTTGCCAAGGAGGCAGAGGCTCCAGTGGCTGAGGTCGCCAAGGAGGCAGAGGCTCCAGTCACCAAGGAGGCAGAAGCTCCAGTGGCTGAGGTTGCCAAGGAGGCAGAGGCTCCAGTGGCTGAGGTTGCCAAGGAGGCAGAAGCTCCAGTGGCTGAGGTCGCAAAGGAGGCAGAGGCTCCAGTGGCTGAGGTCGCCAAGGAGGCAGAGGCTCCAGTGGCTGAGGTCGCCAAGGAGGCAGAGGCTCCAGTGGCTGAGGTCGCCAAGGAGGCAGAGGCTCCAGTGGCTGAGGTCGCCAAGGAGGCAGAGGCTCCAGTGGCTGAGGTCGCCAAGGAGGCAGAGGCTCCAGTGGCTGAGGTCGCAAAGGAGGCAGAAACTCCAGTGGCTGAAGTCGCCAAGGAGGCAGAAGCTCCAGTGGCTGAGGTCGCCAAGGAGGCAGAGGCTCCAGTGGCTGAGGTCGCCAAGGAGGCAGAAGCTCCAGTGGCTGAGGTCGCCAAGGAGGCAGAGGCTCCAGTGGCTGAGGTCGCCAAGGAGGCAGAGGCTCCTGTGGTTGAGGTTGCAAAAGAGGCAGAAGCTCCAGTGGATGAGGTCGCAAAGGAAGCAGAAGCTCCAGTGGCTGAGGTCACAAAGGAGGCAGAAGCTCCAGTGGCTGAGGTCACAAAGGAGGCAGAAGCTCCAGGGGCTGAGGTCACAATGGAATCCTCAGCAACTTCCACAGACACTGCCCTTGCTCAGGAAGCCCATGGTACACCAACCCCAGCTTCCCCTGCTGCTGAGACAGAACCAGAGGACAAAAACAAGCCCAAACCAAAGGATAAAGGCAAGAGCTCATGCACCATATCATAA
- the LOC121713630 gene encoding titin homolog isoform X15 — MSWLFGWGRGSKTPQPEEETPSAPEGGSGGSGGGDKPKDKWSNFDPTGLERAAKAARDLDKSRHAKDALALARMQEQTVQLDHQTKLKEYEAAVEQLKAEQIRVQGEERRKTLAEETKQNQARAQYQDKLARQRYDDQLRQQQLLNDETLRKQEESVQKQEAMRRATVEHEMELRHKNEMMRVEAEAQARAKVERDNADIIREQIRLKAAEHRQTVLESIKTAGAVFGEGFQAFVTDWDKVTVTVAGLSLLAVGIYSARNATGVGARYIEARLGKPSLVRETSRISAGEAIKHPVKTTKRMFSKAQDALEGVVLSPTLEERVRDIAIATHNTRKNRGLYRNILMYGPPGTGKTLFAKKLALHSGMDYAIMTGGDVAPMGREGVTAMHKVFDWANTSKRGLLLFVDEADAFLRKRSTEKISEDLRATLNAFLYRTGEQSNKFMLVLASNQPEQFDWAINDRIDEIVNFALPGLSERERLVRLYFDRYVLGPASTGRQRMKLAQFDYGQKCTDIAKLTDGMSGREISKLGVAWQAAAYSSETGVLTEAMIDARVADAVQQHMQKMDWLHTGGAAEGLGKVGVILPKEAVADIPGQIGFTADQEVLPPAQDSAPVIQQILPVMEAVMAEVKAAEAAPVVEAAAAAAAPAAKEVEAPVGSAVAESLVQEAEAAAVKEQEAAAAIPIVQEVDITAEVKEVETAPLSKEEPAVIDAATEAAVAKPADAPVAEVAKEAEVPVAEVAKEAEVPVAEVAKEAEAPVAEVAKETEAPVAEVAKEAEAPVAEVAKEAEAPVAEVAKEAEAPVAEVAKEAEAPVAEVAKEAEAPVAEVAKEAEAPVAEVAKEAEAPVAEVAKEAEAPVAEVAKEAEAPVAEVAKEAEAPVAEVAKEAEAPVAEVAKEAEAPVAEVAKETEAPVAEVAKEAEAPVAEVAKEAEAPVAEVAKEAEAPVAEVAKEAEAPVAEVAKEAEAPVAEVAKEAEAPVAEVAKEAEAPVAEVAKEAEAPVAAVAKPADAPVAVVSKEAEAPVAEVAKEAEAPVAEVAKEAEAPVVEVAKEAEAPVAEVAKEAEAPVAEVAKEAEAPVVEVAKEAEAPVAEVAKEAEAPVAEVAKEAEAPVTKEAEAPVAKEAEAPVAEVAKEAEAPVAEVAKEAEAPVAEVAKEAEAPVAEVAKEAEAPVAEVAKEAEAPVAEVAKEAETPVAEVAKEAEAPVAEVAKEAEAPVAEVAKEAEAPVAEVAKEAEAPVAEVAKEAEAPVVEVAKEAEAPVDEVAKEAEAPVAEVTKEAEAPVAEVTKEAEAPGAEVTMESSATSTDTALAQEAHGTPTPASPAAETEPEDKNKPKPKDKGKSSCTIS, encoded by the exons ATGTCTTGGCTCTTTGGATGGGGCAGAGGCTCCAAAACACCCCAGCCAGAAGAAGAGACACCATCTGCACCTGAGGGGGGGTCGGGGGGCAGCGGTGGAGGCGACAAACCCAAGGACAAGTGGAGTAACTTCGACCCTACTGGATTGGAGAGGGCTGCTAAAGCTGCAAGAGACCTCGATAAATCCC GTCACGCTAAAGATGCACTGGCATTGGCACGCATGCAAGAACAAACAGTCCAGTTGGATCATCAAACTAAGTTGAAG GAATATGAAGCAGCAGTAGAGCAACTGAAAGCCGAACAAATCCGTGtccagggagaggagaggaggaagacccTTGCGGAGGAGACCAAGCAAAACCAAGCT AGAGCACAGTATCAAGATAAGTTGGCGAGACAGAGATATGATGACCAGCTACGGCAACAG CAACTCCTCAATGATGAGACTCTTCGCAAACAGGAGGAGTCAGTCCAAAAACAGGAAGCAATGCGAAGAG CCACTGTTGAGCATGAGATGGAACTCCGACACAAGAATGAGATGATGCGCGTGGAGGCGGAGGCCCAGGCTCGCGCCAAAGTGGAGCGGGATAATGCCGACATCATCCGTGAGCAGATTCGCCTGAAGGCAGCCGAGCACAGGCAGACTGTGCTGGAGTCCATCAA AACTGCAGGTGCTGTGTTTGGAGAAGGCTTTCAAGCGTTTGTGACAGACTGGGATAAAGTCACGGTTACT GTGGCAGGATTGTCTCTGCTGGCAGTGGGCATTTACTCCGCTCGCAACGCCACAGGGGTGGGTGCCCGCTACATCGAGGCGCGCCTGGGAAAGCCCTCACTGGTCCGCGAGACCTCCAGGATTAGTGCCGGCGAGGCAATAAAGCATCCTGTCAAG ACAACCAAGCGCATGTTCAGCAAGGCCCAGGATGCCCTGGAGGGAGTTGTGCTGAGT CCTACCCTGGAGGAGCGTGTTCGTGACATTGCCATTGCTACACACAACACTCGCAAGAATCGTGGTCTCTACAGAAACATTCTCATGTATGGACCTCCTGGCACTGGCAAAACCCTCTTTGCAAAG AAACTGGCTCTGCACTCTGGGATGGATTACGCCATCATGACTGGCGGAGACGTGGCACCCATGGGCCGAGAGGGTGTCACTGCTATGCATAAAGTCTTTGACTGGGCAAACACAAGCAAGCGTGG CCTCCTGCTCTTTGTGGATGAAGCGGACGCCTTCCTGCGCAAGCGATCGACC GAAAAGATAAGCGAGGACCTACGAGCTACCCTCAACGCATTCCTCTACCGCACCGGAGAGCAGAGCAACAA ATTTATGTTGGTGCTGGCCAGTAACCAGCCTGAACAGTTTGACTGGGCCATAAACGACCGTATTGATGAGATTGTCAACTTTGCCCTTCCTGGActatcagagagggagaggctggTGCGGCTCTACTTTGATAGATATGTGCTGGGCCCAGCCTCCACAGGCAGACA GAGGATGAAGCTGGCACAGTTTGACTATGGCCAGAAGTGTACGGATATTGCTAAATTGACGGATGGTATGTCAGGCCGTGAAATATCGAAACTTGGTGTGGCCTGGCAG GCGGCTGCATACTCATCGGAGACTGGGGTCCTGACAGAAGCCATGATTGATGCTCGGGTCGCTGATGCAGTCCAGCAACACATGCAGAAGATGGACTGGCTGCATACTGGAGGGGCCGCAGAGGGCCTTGGCAAGGTGGGAGTCATTTTGCCAAAAGAGGCTGTGGCAGATATCCCCGGTCAGATAGGATTCACTGCGGATCAGGAGGTCCTTCCACCTGCCCAGGACTCTGCTCCAGTTATTCAGCAAATTCTCCCAGTTATGGAGGCAGTCATGGCTGAAGTGAAGGCGGCTGAGGCAGCCCCAGTCGTAGAAGCAgcagccgctgctgctgctcctgctgccaaAGAGGTGGAGGCGCCCGTTGGAAGTGCCGTGGCTGAATCACTGGTGCAGGAGGCCGAGGCTGCTGCTGTCAAGGAGCAAGAGGCTGCTGCAGCCATTCCCATTGTCCAGGAGGTAGACATCACTGCAGAGGTCAAGGAAGTGGAGACTGCTCCTTTAAGTAAAGAGGAGCCAGCTGTCATCGATGCTGCCACAGAGGCTGCTGTTGCCAAGCCTGCTGATGCTCCAGTGGCTGAGGTTGCCAAGGAGGCAGAAGTGCCAGTGGCTGAGGTTGCCAAGGAGGCAGAAGTGCCAGTGGCTGAGGTTGCCAAGGAGGCAGAAGCTCCAGTGGCTGAAGTTGCCAAGGAAACAGAAGCTCCAGTGGCTGAGGTCGCCAAGGAGGCAGAAGCTCCAGTGGCTGAGGTCGCCAAGGAGGCAGAAGCTCCAGTGGCTGAAGTCGCCAAGGAGGCAGAAGCTCCAGTGGCTGAAGTCGCCAAGGAGGCAGAAGCTCCAGTGGCTGAAGTCGCCAAGGAGGCAGAAGCTCCAGTGGCTGAAGTCGCCAAGGAGGCAGAAGCTCCAGTGGCTGAAGTCGCCAAGGAGGCAGAAGCTCCAGTGGCTGAAGTCGCCAAGGAGGCAGAAGCTCCAGTGGCTGAAGTCGCCAAGGAGGCAGAAGCGCCAGTGGCTGAGGTTGCCAAGGAGGCAGAAGCGCCAGTGGCTGAGGTTGCCAAGGAGGCAGAAGCGCCAGTGGCTGAGGTTGCCAAGGAGGCAGAAGCTCCAGTGGCTGAAGTTGCCAAGGAAACAGAAGCTCCAGTGGCTGAGGTCGCCAAGGAGGCAGAAGCTCCAGTGGCTGAGGTCGCCAAGGAGGCAGAAGCTCCAGTGGCTGAGGTCGCCAAGGAGGCAGAAGCTCCAGTGGCTGAAGTCGCCAAGGAGGCAGAAGCTCCAGTGGCTGAAGTCGCCAAGGAGGCAGAAGCTCCAGTGGCTGAAGTCGCCAAGGAGGCAGAAGCTCCAGTGGCTGAAGTCGCCAAGGAGGCAGAAGCTCCAGTGGCTGAAGTCGCCAAGGAGGCAGAAGCTCCAGTGGCTGCTGTTGCCAAGCCTGCTGATGCTCCAGTGGCTGTGGTCTCCAAGGAGGCAGAAGCTCCAGTGGCTGAGGTCGCAAAGGAGGCAGAAGCTCCCGTGGCTGAGGTCGCAAAGGAGGCAGAAGCTCCAGTGGTTGAAGTTGCCAAGGAGGCAGAAGCTCCAGTGGCTGAGGTCGCCAAGGAGGCCGAAGCTCCCGTGGCTGAGGTCGCAAAGGAGGCAGAAGCTCCAGTGGTTGAAGTTGCCAAGGAGGCAGAGGCTCCAGTGGCTGAGGTTGCCAAGGAGGCAGAGGCTCCAGTGGCTGAGGTCGCCAAGGAGGCAGAGGCTCCAGTCACCAAGGAGGCAGAAGCTCCA GTCGCAAAGGAGGCAGAGGCTCCAGTGGCTGAGGTCGCCAAGGAGGCAGAGGCTCCAGTGGCTGAGGTCGCCAAGGAGGCAGAGGCTCCAGTGGCTGAGGTCGCCAAGGAGGCAGAGGCTCCAGTGGCTGAGGTCGCCAAGGAGGCAGAGGCTCCAGTGGCTGAGGTCGCCAAGGAGGCAGAGGCTCCAGTGGCTGAGGTCGCAAAGGAGGCAGAAACTCCAGTGGCTGAAGTCGCCAAGGAGGCAGAAGCTCCAGTGGCTGAGGTCGCCAAGGAGGCAGAGGCTCCAGTGGCTGAGGTCGCCAAGGAGGCAGAAGCTCCAGTGGCTGAGGTCGCCAAGGAGGCAGAGGCTCCAGTGGCTGAGGTCGCCAAGGAGGCAGAGGCTCCTGTGGTTGAGGTTGCAAAAGAGGCAGAAGCTCCAGTGGATGAGGTCGCAAAGGAAGCAGAAGCTCCAGTGGCTGAGGTCACAAAGGAGGCAGAAGCTCCAGTGGCTGAGGTCACAAAGGAGGCAGAAGCTCCAGGGGCTGAGGTCACAATGGAATCCTCAGCAACTTCCACAGACACTGCCCTTGCTCAGGAAGCCCATGGTACACCAACCCCAGCTTCCCCTGCTGCTGAGACAGAACCAGAGGACAAAAACAAGCCCAAACCAAAGGATAAAGGCAAGAGCTCATGCACCATATCATAA